In one Nicotiana tomentosiformis chromosome 6, ASM39032v3, whole genome shotgun sequence genomic region, the following are encoded:
- the LOC104103802 gene encoding transcriptional regulator SUPERMAN-like, whose protein sequence is MAGYKHKSFMARHIMKSNNNNNDDNNNNVKDSSWDYYGNENHLSWPPRCYTCSFCKREFRCAQALGGHMNVHRRDRARLLRHHSPPTHHSRLNFNLDPNPNPSFSSSQPPSPFTSRLPFPSYNAAGGSEMRRWGKGIVPNNHLKTTKVLFGVEKLGPFMQEKDFLRLDLEIGSLVTESKQDLDLELRLGYS, encoded by the coding sequence ATGGCAGGATACAAACACAAAAGTTTCATGGCAAGACACATCATGAAGTCGAATAATAACAACAACGACGATAACAACAATAATGTTAAAGACTCATCATGGGATTATTATGGAAATGAAAATCATTTGTCTTGGCCTCCAAGATGTTACACATGTAGCTTTTGTAAAAGGGAATTCAGATGTGCCCAAGCTCTTGGTGGTCACATGAATGTTCATAGAAGAGATAGAGCCAGATTATTGAGACACCACTCTCCACCTACACATCATTCTCGTCTAAACTTTAATCTTGATCCAAACCCTAACCCTAGTTTTTCATCATCCCAACCACCCTCTCCTTTTACTTCTAGATTACCTTTTCCCTCTTATAATGCTGCTGGTGGTTCTGAAATGAGGAGATGGGGAAAAGGTATTGTTCCAAACAATCACTTGAAAACTACCAAAGTACTTTTTGGAGTTGAGAAACTTGGCCCTTTCATGCAAGAAAAAGATTTTCTGAGATTGGACTTGGAAATTGGCAGCTTAGTCACTGAATCAAAGCAAGATTTGGATCTGGAACTTCGATTGGGATACAGTTAA
- the LOC138894480 gene encoding uncharacterized protein, which produces MVLYFAIPLKLLEFKLRNHKFTIPSVQGQDLWKVVNGSEVTQPEAEDGNGTLRKWRIKAGKSMFALQTTIEEDVLEHVCDAKTPKEAWDTLAALFSKKNDARLQLLENKLLSTAQRDMTIAQYFHKVKSICREISDLDSTAPIRETRIKRIIIHGLGHEYRGFVAVVQGWPNQPSLVEFENLLVGQEAMSK; this is translated from the exons ATGGTATTGTACTTTGCTATTCCCTTAAAGTTGTTGGAGTTTAAATTGAGGAATCACAAATTCACAATTCCATCTGTTCAG GGCCAAGATCTTTGGAAAGTGGTCAACGGAAGTGAAGTTACACAACCAGAGGCGGAGGATGGGAATGGAACCTTGCGGAAGTGGAGGATCAAAGCAGGCAAATCAATGTTTGCTCTCCAAACAACAATCGAAGAAGATGTGTTGGAGCATGTCTGTGATGCTAAAACGCCAAAAGAAGCATGGGacacacttgctgcacttttctCAAAGAAGAATGACGCAAGGCTGCAACTTTTAGAGAATAAGCTTTTATCAACAGCTCAACGTGATATGACGATTGCCCAGTACTTCCATAAAGTAAAGTCGATATGCCGTGAAATTTCAGATTTAGATTCAACGGCTCCAATTAGAGAAACCAGGATAAAAAGAATAATTATCCATGGGTTGGGGCATGAATATAGAGGTTTTGTTGCTGTAGTACAAGGATGGCCAAATCAACCATCACTTGTGGAGTTCGAAAATTTGCTCGTTGGTCAAGAAGCCATGTCAAAGTAA